The following coding sequences lie in one Rutidosis leptorrhynchoides isolate AG116_Rl617_1_P2 chromosome 6, CSIRO_AGI_Rlap_v1, whole genome shotgun sequence genomic window:
- the LOC139851427 gene encoding RGG repeats nuclear RNA binding protein A-like — MASSNPFNLLVDDDNDDPSQLISKLPEIAAAAPGSKKLPAGGLTKPAAKLPSKPLPPAQAVQEAKADGQRGGGRFGGRGANGGGRGANGGGRGGRGFNRDFTNRENSNGSNNGFNRGYKPSEDGESERSFSREFISGPRGGGYRGVRRGGYSNGDEEGERPRRVYDRHSGTGRGNEFKKDGAGRGNWGTATDEVPLEPEEPVVDGEKKMESEKPAGQEDGIDTKENPATEAEEKEPEVEEMTLEEYEKVLEEKRKALLALKSEERKVGLDKDLAKMQLLSNKKSEEDIFVKLGSEKDKRKEATDKEEKAKKSLSINEFLKPADGEKYYSGGGRGRGRGRGSRGGYGGGNRINNVAAPAIEDVGQFPLLGVK, encoded by the exons ATGGCATCATCGAATCCGTTTAATCTTTtggttgatgatgataatgatgacccTAGCCAGCTCATCTCTAAGTTGCCGGAGATTGCCGCTGCTGCTCCGGGGAGTAAGAAGTTGCCGGCCGGTGGTTTGACTAAGCCTGCCGCTAAACTTCCGTCCAAACCGCTTCCACCTGCTCAGGCTG TGCAAGAGGCCAAGGCTGATGGTCAGAGGGGAGGTGGTCGTTTTGGTGGTCGTGGTGCTAATGGTGGTGGTCGTGGTGCTaatggtggtggtcgtggtggaCGTGGCTTCAACCGGGATTTCACTAACAGGGAGAACTCGAATGGATCCAACAACGGTTTCAATAGAGGTTACAAACCATCAGAAGATGGGGAGTCTGAGAGGTCCTTTAGTCGTGAATTTATTAGTGGGCCCCGTGGTGGTGGATATCGCGGTGTCCGTCGTGGTGGTTACTCTAATGGGGATGAAGAAGGTGAACGCCCGAGAAGGGTGTATGATCGTCATAGCGGGACTGGTCGTGG TAATGAGTTTAAGAAGGATGGTGCTGGTCGTGGCAATTGGGGAACTGCCACTGATGAGGTTCCTTT GGAACCTGAAGAACCTGTGGTGGATGGTGAGAAGAAAATGGAGTCAGAGAAGCCAGCTGGACAGGAAGACGGAATTGACACCAAGGAGAATCCCGCAACTGAGGCAGAGGAAAAAGAGCCCGAAGTAGAG GAAATGACTCTGGAAGAGTATGAGAAGGTGCTTGAAGAGAAGAGAAAAGCTTTGCTGGCACTCAAGTCGGAGGAAAGAAAGGTCGGACTGGATAAAGATTTAGCGAAAATGCAGTTGCTCTCGAACAAGAAGAGTGAAGAGGACATATTTGTGAAACTG GGTTCTGAGAAGGATAAGCGCAAAGAGGCTACTGACAAGGAAGAAAAAGCTAAGAAG TCCCTAAGCATCAATGAGTTTCTGAAGCCAGCTGATGGGGAAAAGTACTACAGTGGCGGTGGCCGAGGTAGGGGCCGTGGCCGTGGGTCTAGAGGAGGATATGGTGGTGGAAACCGAATTAATAACGTTGCTGCACCTGCCATTGAGGATGTGGGCCAGTTCCCATTGTTGGGGGTCAAGTGA
- the LOC139851340 gene encoding monooxygenase 2-like has translation MAAISSSILIFHTPSLHQQTIDTQLTNYPRKRYRKTFKPGSLTINSAQSDIRKEEVVIIGAGIAGLSTAVSLHKLGVRSLVLEQAGTLRTGGTSLTLFKNGWKILDALGVGDELRSQYLEVQGMELKTEKGIVLRSFTFKEEDQTQEVRAVERRTLLETLAKQLPVDSISYSSKLAKIEKHENGETLLELVNGTRISSKVVIGCDGARSSVAKWMGFSEPKYVGYCAFRGLADYPDGQPYESRVNYIYGQGLRAGYVPVSPTKVYWFVCFNSPAPGPKITDPLVLKNQTKELIKKWPSEFQNIINATPDDTIIRTPIADRWLWPGLSPPVSSGGVVLVGDAWHPMTPNLGQGGCCALEDAVVLVQKLVPALKAGPTVIEDALRSYQNERWTRIFSMTIRANVIGAVLQLENPVVCAIRDNVLVPKLVRLGPMLEHTNFELEPLLQTKI, from the exons ATGGCTGCAATCTCTTCATCCATCTTAATTTTTCACACTCCATCTCTTCATCAACAAACCATTGATACTCAGCTCACCAATTACCCTCGAAAAAGATACCGAAAAACATTCAAACCAGGTTCTCTAACAATCAATAGTGCACAATCGGATATCCGAAAAGAAGAAGTAGTCATCATAGGAGCTGGAATCGCAGGCCTCTCCACAGCAGTTTCTTTACACAA ATTGGGGGTCCGATCGTTGGTGCTGGAGCAGGCGGGGACATTGCGAACAGGAGGAACTTCACTGACTTTGTTCAAGAATGGTTGGAAGATTTTGGATGCATTGGGAGTTGGTGATGAACTTAGATCTCAATACCTTGAGGTTCAAGG GATGGAGTTAAAAACAGAAAAAGGAATAGTGTTACGCTCATTCACATTCAAAGAAGAAGATCAAAC TCAAGAGGTTCGCGCAGTTGAAAGAAGAACCCTTTTGGAAACTTTGGCTAAACAACTACCAGTTGATTCCATTTCTTACTCCTCAAAGTTGGCGAAGATTGAAAAACATGAAAATGGTGAAACTTTGCTTGAACTTGTTAATGGTACTCGGATATCATCCAAG GTGGTAATTGGATGTGACGGAGCTCGGTCTTCGGTGGCTAAATGGATGGGTTTTTCTGAGCCTAAATATGTGGGATATTGTGCGTTTCGTGGGCTTGCAGACTACCCTGATGGACAACCTTATGAGTCGCGGGTAAATTACATTTATGGACAAGGCTTACGAGCTGGCTATGTCCCAGTTTCACCAACAAAAGTTTATTGGTTCGTGTGCTTCAATAGCCCAGCACCAG GTCCAAAGATTACGGATCCATTAGTCTTAAAGAACCAAACCAAGGAACTAATCAAGAAATGGCCCTCGGAGTTTCAAAATATAATCAACGCCACCCCAGACGACACTATCATCCGGACCCCAATAGCTGACCGGTGGTTGTGGCCAGGACTGAGCCCACCGGTATCATCAGGTGGGGTCGTTCTGGTTGGTGATGCATGGCACCCAATGACTCCTAATCTTGGTCAAGGTGGTTGTTGTGCTTTAGAAGATGCCGTTGTTTTAGTGCAAAAGCTCGTGCCTGCACTTAAGGCTGGACCCACAGTCATTGAAGATGCCCTGAGGTCGTACCAAAATGAGAGATGGACACGAATCTTTTCAATGACCATACGGGCTAATGTGATTGGTGCTGTTTTGCAGTTAGAGAACCCAGTGGTTTGTGCAATTAGGGACAATGTACTTGTCCCTAAGTTGGTTAGGCTCGGACCAATGTTGGAACATACCAACTTTGAATTAGAGCCGTTACTACAAActaaaatttaa
- the LOC139851339 gene encoding pentatricopeptide repeat-containing protein At4g16835, mitochondrial, translating into MIQCRRIHHVFPFLNVILQPLHSLFPTSTRLSHVITHLKSKPFPLNVTNRFYSTEFDSVKLQNRLINNYIRQGDLNSAYNVFESMSIKTTVTWNSMLAGYTKVSGNVKHARQLFDKIPEPDIVSYNTMLNCYMHNCGIKAGQEFFDQMLVKDTASWNTMISGFCQNGMMDKAYEFFEKMTEKNNVTWNVMISGFVGVGDLISAGKLFNDAPVKSVVAWTAMVTGYMKSRKVDLAEKVFDEMPERNLVTWNTMVSGYVENGRAGDGLKLFRTMVETGVKPNPSTMSSVLLGCSNLSSLKLGKQVHNFMIKSPLSLHTMVNTSLISMYCKCGELDAARELFLEMSRKDVVTWNAMISGYAQHGEGKKALLLFDNMKKDGVKPDWITFIGVLTACNHAGFVNLGIKYFDSMQKVYMIKPKPDHYTCMVDLLGRAGKLLDALEIINSMPFKPHPAIFGTLLGACRVHKNLELAEYAARNLLVCDASSAAAYVQLANVYAAMSKWESVSKVKRLMKDNKVIKFPGYSWIEIKNCVHEFRSGDRIHPELGLVHEKLNQLEKKMKLAGYVPVLEFALHDVGDKQKEKLLLWHSEKLAIAYGLIKMAIGIPIRVFKNLRVCGDCHEATKYISAIEKREIIMRDNSRFHHFKDGKCSCGDYW; encoded by the coding sequence ATGATTCAATGCCGTAGAATACATCACGTGTTTCCATTTCTCAATGTTATCTTGCAACCATTGCATAGTTTGTTTCCCACTTCGACAAGATTAAGTCACGTGATTACACATTTGAAATCTAAACCATTTCCCTTAAATGTAACAAACCGTTTTTACTCAACTGAGTTTGACTCGGTTAAGTTACAGAACAGGTTAATTAATAATTACATCCGTCAAGGTGATCTTAATTCAGCTTACAATGTATTTGAAAGCATGTCAATCAAGACTACTGTTACCTGGAATTCAATGCTAGCTGGATATACAAAGGTATCGGGGAATGTTAAACATGCACGCCAACTGTTCGATAAAATACCTGAACCAGATATTGTTTCGTATAACACTATGTTGAATTGTTATATGCATAACTGTGGTATCAAAGCTGGTCAGGAGTTCTTTGATCAAATGTTAGTTAAAGATACCGCGTCTTGGAATACAATGATCTCGGGGTTTTGTCAAAACGGGATGATGGATAAAGCTTACGAGTTCTTCGAAAAGATGACGGAGAAAAATAATGTTACATGGAACGTGATGATATCGGGTTTTGTTGGTGTTGGTGATTTGATTTCGGCGGGAAAGTTGTTTAACGATGCTCCTGTTAAAAGTGTGGTTGCTTGGACGGCAATGGTAACAGGTTATATGAAGTCTAGGAAGGTTGATTTGGCGGAGAaagtgttcgatgaaatgcctGAGAGAAATCTTGTGACGTGGAATACCATGGTGTCGGGGTATGTAGAAAACGGACGAGCGGGTGATGGTTTGAAACTTTTTAGGACGATGGTTGAAACAGGGGTTAAGCCCAACCCGTCAACTATGAGTAGTGTGCTACTTGGTTGTAGTAATCTTTCTTCGTTAAAATTAGGTAAGCAAGTTCATAACTTTATGATAAAATCTCCACTTTCGTTACATACTATGGTTAATACATCGTTAATTAGCATGTACTGTAAGTGCGGTGAGTTAGATGCAGCCCGGGAATTGTTTCTTGAAATGTCACGTAAAGATGTCGTTACATGGAACGCAATGATTTCGGGGTATGCTCAACATGGTGAAGGTAAAAAAGCTcttttattatttgataatatGAAAAAAGATGGAGTTAAACCAGATTGGATCACATTTATAGGAGTTTTAACGGCTTGTAACCATGCTGGATTTGTTAATCTTGGGATTAAGTACTTTGACTCGATGCAAAAAGTCTACATGATCAAACCCAAGCCCGATCACTATACTTGTATGGTTGATCTTCTTGGTCGAGCAGGTAAGCTTCTTGATGCTTTAGAAATTATAAATAGTATGCCTTTTAAGCCCCACCCGGCTATATTTGGAACCCTTTTAGGCGCATGTAGGGTCCACAAGAACTTAGAACTAGCTGAATATGCTGCTAGAAATTTGCTAGTTTGTGACGCGTCAAGTGCAGCTGCATATGTTCAACTTGCTAATGTATATGCAGCTATGAGTAAATGGGAGTCTGTTTCTAAAGTTAAAAGATTAATGAAGGATAATAAAGTTATTAAGTTTCCAGGGTATAGTTGGATTGAAATAAAGAATTGTGTACATGAGTTTAGATCAGGAGATAGAATTCACCCTGAATTGGGATTAGTTCATGAAAAATTGAACCAACTGGAGAAGAAAATGAAACTAGCAGGTTATGTTCCTGTTCTTGAATTTGCATTACATGATGTGGGTGATAAACAAAAGGAAAAACTTCTGCTATGGCATAGTGAGAAATTGGCGATTGCGTATGGTTTGATTAAAATGGCAATAGGGATTCCAATTAGGGTTTTCAAGAACTTAAGGGTTTGTGGTGATTGTCATGAGGCCACCAAATATATATCCGCAATAGAGAAAAGGGAAATTATTATGAGAGATAACTCGCGGTTTCATCATTTTAAGGATGGAAAATGCTCTTGTGGTGATTATTGGTGA